The Chromatiales bacterium DNA window GATAACGTCAAGCAATCCCTGGACCCGTTCGGCCTGTTCAATCCGGGCCGGCTGTTTCCGGAATCCTGAATGCAAACTCGATTGACTGCCCTGGCCGCCGCGAGCGCGCACGGCCAACTGGCCGATGCCATCCTGCGCAAGTGCGTGCATTGCGGCTTCTGCAATGCGACCTGCCCGACGTATCAGCTGCGCGGCGATGAACTCGACGGTCCACGCGGCCGCATCTACCAGATCAAGCAATGCCTGGAAGGGCTTGAACCGACGCGCGAAACACAGCGTCACCTGGACCGCTGCCTGACTTGTCTGAACTGCGAGACGACCTGTCCGTCCGGCGTGGATTACGGGCGGCTGGTCGACATCGGCCGCGAGTGGGTCGACGCGCGCGTGACCAGACCCTGGCGTGAGCGTGCGCTGCGTCGTGCGCTGCGCCTGGTGCTGCCAAAACGTGGGCTGTTTGCACTCCTGCTCGGTGCCGGACGGCTCGTGCGTCCGCTGCTGCCGGCGCTGCTCAAACAGCAGATGCCGCGTGCACGGCCTGATCGCGGGCCAACGCCGACGGCGAAGCGCGAGCGGCGCATCCTGCTGCCGGACGGCTGTGTGCAGAACACGCTTGCGCCCACGACCCAGGGCGCCGCGCGGCGCGTGTTCGACTATCTCGGCATCGAGGTCATCCGCGTCGACGAAGACGGCTGCTGCGGCGCGATCGACCAGCACCTCGGCGCCGCCGAGTCCGCGCGCGCGGCGATGCGCCGGAACATCGATGCCTGGTGGCCGCATGTCGAGAACGGCATCGAGGCCATCGTCATCACGGCATCCGGCTGCGGCGTCGTGGTCAAGGACTACGCGCAGTATCTGCGCGACGATCCGGACTATGCCGGCAAGGCCGCGCGCGTATCCGCGCTCGCACGCGATCCGGTTGAACTCATACAGCCTGCCGACGTTCCGAAGCTTGGCATCGAGGCCTGGCCGCGGCGCATCGCGTTTCACGCACCCTGCACGCTCCAGCATGGCCAGCGGCTCGGCGGGCGCACGGAGACCCTGCTCGAAGCCGCGGGCTTCGAGCTCACGCGCGTGGCCGATTCACATCTGTGCTGCGGATCGGCCGGCACCTATTCGATCCTGCAACGCGACTGGTCGCAACGCCTGCGCTCGAACAAGCTGAAGAACCTTCGTGCCGGCGCGCCGGCGCTGATCGCAACGGCGAACATCGGCTGTCAGCTGCATCTTGCCGAAGCCGACGGCGTGCCGGTCGTGCACTGGCTCGAACTGCTGGACCCGTCCGCGAAACGTTGACCACCGTATCTCGCGAACTGCCGTACCGCAGCGCCGCGGCACTGTTCGATCCGCTCGCCGGCGACCCCTGGGCGATGCTGCTCGACAGCGCGGGTGCGTCGCGCGAGGTCGGGCGCTGGGACATTCTGGTCTGCGACCCGGTCGAAACGCTGGTCTTTGACGGAACCCGCACGGAGACTCGCAACGCCGCCGGCAGCACTCACGACAGCCGGCCGTTTCTGAGTGTTCTGCGCGAACGCCTGCGCGCAATGGCACCGACCCGCCCGTCGTCGTTGCCGTTCACCGGGGGCGCGGTCGGTTATCTCGGCTATGACCTCGCCCGGCAGATCGAACGCCTGCCGTCGATCGCACCCGCGGACGATCGCATGCCGGTGTGCGCGATCGGATTGTATGACTCCGCAGTGCTGGTCGATCACGCGACGCAACGCTGTGAACTCGTCGGCTCCCCCGCCAACGCAACGCGGCGCGCGCGCATCGAGTCGCTGTCCGAGCGACTGGCCGCCGGTCCCCCATCCGCACCCGCCGGCAGGGCGTTCGAATGTCGCGACGGCCTGCACGCCGACCGCACAACGGCCGAATATCACCGGGCAATCGAACGCATCCTTGCGTACATCCGCGACGGCGACTGCTATCAGGTCAACTACGCGCAACGCCTGCGCGCGCGTGTCGCGGGTGATCCGTGGCTCGCGTACTGCCTGCTGAGGGAGCTTTCCGAAGCGCCGTTTTCCGCGTACCTGAACCTCCCGCACGGACAGGTACTGTCAAGCTCACCGGAACGCTTTCTGCGTTTGAGCGGCGGCGTCGTGCGCACCGAACCCATCAAGGGTACGCGCCCGCGCGACGACGACCCGGACCAGGACGCCGCCTGGGCCGCCGCGCTGGCGCAGAGCGCGAAGGACCGCGCCGAAAACCTGATGATCGTCGATCTGCTGCGCAATGATCTGGGCCGGGTCTGCCGCACCGGCAGTATCGAGGTGCCGCAGCTGTGGGCGGTACGCAGTTTCGCGAACGTGCACCATCTGGTCAGCACGATCACCGGCGTGTTGCGTGAGGAGGTCGACGCGGTCGGTGTGCTGGAGGCCACCTTCCCCGGCGGCTCCATCACCGGCGCGCCAAAGGTGCGCGCCATGCAGATCATCGATGAGCTGGAAGTCGCGCGCCGTGGCGTGTACTGCGGCGCGATCGGTTACATCGGGCTGGACGGACGCATGGACTTCAACATCGCGATCCGCACCATGACGCTGGCGGCCGGGGAACTGCGTTTCTGGGCCGGCGGCGGCATCGTGGCCGATTCCAGTCCGGATGCTGAATTTGCCGAAACCATTGCGAAGGCCGCGACCATGCGCCGCGTGCTCAGCTGCGGGTAGCTTCCCCCCGCCGGTCGTTCAGAGGCTGTCCGGCGGTCCGCAGCGCTCGATGAAGCCACGCTCGCCACTGACACCCGGAACGTCCGGGTGCCGGCGCAGCTGTCGCATCACGCGCAAATACAGCGCATCGGGCGTATTGCCGGAAAACACGATGCTGACCTTTCCGCCCGGCTGCACGAAATAGGTCACCAGCCGGTCGGCGTCGTTCTCGAACAGGACTGCGGCGACCGCCGCATCGGCGCGGTCTTCCACCTCGCCGGCCGTTGCGAATCGCATGGGCACCAGCAGCAACATCGCTGCAAGCACACCGGCCGTGATCGCCTGCATGTCTGAACCCACCGTTGAGTCTGGCAAGTTCGCATAATCTACCGCCATTGGTCGCCATGCGCGCAGCACACGCCGCGCCGCTGGCGGATCAGACCCGAAGCAGAGACCTCAGAGTGGATATTACGGTGAATACGACCCGGCGATCTCGCGCGCAATCCTGCGTGCCTTTTTGAGGCCCCCATCGGCGTCAAAGATCCACACGGCCACGCGTATCCCGTTGCCGGCCTCATATGCGTACATGCGCGCCGGCTTGTCGTAGGTGCCGAGCCAGCCGACGAGGTGGACCTGCAATTCCTGCCGCAACTCCTCGCCGTCCACGACGGATTCGCGCTCGATCGGAAAGTTCTCGCGCTGGCCGCCGAACCAGCCCGGTTTCAGGTCCGCGTACCTCCAGCTGGTGGTCAGTGCGGCGCCGGACTGGCGCATGAACGCATGTAGATCGCCGTGCTGCGTGGAGCGACTCACGGCCACCATGCCGTCACACTCCCAACTGCCCGCCATGGTCGAGCGGTATTTTCGGTAAGCGATCAGGCTGGAGATGTGGTCCTGGTGATTGAACTCCCCGGCCAGCACCGGCTTGTATGCGGACGGCAGACGAACCGTGCCGCCACCGGGGATCTCGATGGCGGGCGAATCGGCGACGCTCACGGACACGAATGCCGCGAGCAACCCGCTCAGCGCATTCCGGATCAGGCCGCGGCCCACCTGCTTTCAGTCCGGGCGAATCGACCGATCAGAATTGATTGACGCCGCAGCGCAGTGCCTGCCCGCGACTGCCAAGAACGCCGGAGATGTCCGCGCTTTCGCGCAATTGTTTCATGATGTGGTTGTAACGATCTTCCGGCATGTTGCCAGAGAAGGTGATGTCGACATGCCCGCCACGCGTCACCTTGAAGCTCGCCAGCGTATCGGCATCGTTGTCGAACAGGATGGCCGAGACTGCGGCCTCGGCCCTTGTATCCGCCTCGTTGGCAAACACGCTCGTCCAGCCCGAAGCAAGGCAAACCAGGCACAGAAACTCCGCAAGCAGCCTACGCATACAGCTTGAATCCGCAGGAAAAGGGGCGACGAGCATAGCTCAGCCGAGCGAAAAGAACACGATCCTTTGGCGACGTCGATAAGAATGCAATCGAGCCCGAGCAGGGTGCGCACCGCGCACCGGATGCGCCCTGTTTTCGCCCTTATCGGTGCGCCGTGCGCCCTCGGAACCACCAAACATGTCACTAGACTTCCCGCAGACCATCTGCGGGTTCTATGCGCGCGGCGCGCAGCCCCGCGAGCGCGGCCGAGATGATGGCCGCCCCCAGCGTGAGTGCCAGCGCGATGCCAAAGTGTTCCGGCAACAGGCGCGCGACCTTCTGTCCCGCATCGAGTTGTGTCGAAAGAACGGTGTTGATCGCACCGGCCGCGCCGAAATAGATCGCGCAGGCCAGTGCCCAGCCGAGGAAGCCCGTCAGCAGCGACTGAAACACCGGAAACCAGATGATGTCGCCGGTGCGAAAGCCGACCAGTCGCAGGATGGACAGCTCGCGACGCTTGCGATCGACATTCGCCCACAGGCTCGCACCGAGCGACAGCGAAAAACCGACCAGACCAATGATCGCAATGGCCCAGTACACGCCCGTGAGATTGCGATCCATGCGTTGCACCAGTGCGATGTCCTCGGCCCGGTTGCGCACCTCGATGCCGAGTTTCTGGAACTCGGCGCTCAGGTTCGCCACATCGTAGATCGAGCGCGTATACAGGCGAAACCCCGGGTAGTTGCGTTCCTCCGGCGTCTGCGCGCGTGCACCTTCCCATTGCAGCGCCGGCACCGCACGGCCGTCACGGTAGTCTTCCAGGGCTTCGATCAGGGGCAGCGCAACGAACACGCCATCGCGTGCGAACGCACCCGCCGGCGCAAGTGCCGCGACCTTGAGCGACAGATGCACGCGTTCCTTGCGGCCCTGGAACTCCCGCGCCAGGCTGGCACTGATGCGATCGCCCTCGCCCACGCCGAGCTTTTCCGCCGCGGCGCGCGACAGCACGACACGATCGTAGGAATCCGGTGGCGGTGCATCGGGCACCAGCACCGGATCACCCGGCCCGGACGGCAGGACTTCGGCGGTGACGATGCGCGTGGACGCGCTGCTCGAAAGTTCCACGATCGCGGCGATCGATCGCGTGCGCGGCACGATGAATGCGATGTCCTCACGACCGGCGAGATTCTCGATCCAGCCTGGCTGATAACGGCCGGAGGCGATCGGTACGATCTCGCGGTTGCGCGGGTCATCGATCAGGTTTTGCAGCATGCCGCCGACGATGCCGAACTTCAGCCCGAACAGCACCATCATCGGCCCGAGCACGGCCGCCAGCGCGAGCACGAAGCAGCCGGAGATCTGCCACTCGTGGCGATAGTCGCGCGCCGCGAGCCTTGCGGTGCGACCGATCATTCACTCACCGTGGTTTCGGTGGTCAGACCATCGTCGGTGCGACAGGTGCGGTGCTTGAGCCGGCGCAGGCCGAGCTTTTTCACGTGCCGCCAGGCGTGGCTCGCGACGATGACGGTGATGTTCATCTCCTCGACGAGACCGATGAACAGCGCCATGATCTTCTCGGCGGCGATCGGATCGAGCGACGCCGTCGGCTCGTCGGCGATGACAATTGACGGGCGGTGCGCGAGCGCGCGGCCGATCGCAACACGCTGGCGTTCACCGGTCGAGAGCTGGTCGGGCATCTTGTCCAGATGTCTGGCGATGCCGAGTTCACGGCCGAGGATGTCGACCGTGTCGTCATCGGGCAGACCGAGCACACGCCGCGAAAGACCGATGTTTTCACGCACGCTGAGGTAGGGCAGCAGCCCGCCGGTCTGCATGACGTAGCCCATGTGCCGGCTGCGCAGATCACCAAGCCGGTTCAGGCGCCGGCGCTGCCAGTGTTCACGAACATCCAGCGCTTCCGTGGCATTGACCGGACGAAAACGAAACGCGCCGATCTCGCTCGGTTGCAGGATGAACGCCAGCATGTCGAGCAGCGTGGTCTTGCCGCAACCGCTCTGGCCGATCAGTGCGATCTTCTCGCCGAGCGCGATCTGCAGGCTGGGCACGCGCAGGCGAAACGCACCACCCTCGGACTCGCGGGTGCGCACGACATCGCGCAGGTGGTAGATCAGCGTGCGCCCGCGCCACGAGGCCGGAGCCGGAGCCGGAGCCGGAGATTGCACGTCGCCCACAGATGATTGCTGGCTGGCAGGGTGTCGAAATTCGCTCACGCGTGGGCGAAGTTCAGGAGCCTGTCAGGGAAGGGCTTCCAGCGCGACCGGGAATACCGAATCCCCGCCGATCGGCCCGCCATCGAGGCTGACCCACAGATCGGCGTGTTCGTGCAGCGCGCGGTAGTAGTCGATCTTCGCCTCGAGTCGATGCAGGAAGTCGATCTGCCGCTGCGCGGGCCAAGTCTGCCAGTCGGCAAGCGAAAGGTTCATCACCTCGCCCGTGTACGGCAGATCTTCGATGTACTCGGCCATGAAGCCCAGTTCGGCGAGACTCTGACCGCGACCGGCCGTGGTGGCCGTCGTCGCGCCGATGCGATCGGGATCGCGCGTGACCGTGGCGGCGAGGCTCTTGAGCTCGTTGAGGAAGTTCTGCGGCGAGAGCAGGCCCTCTTCGGCCGTGATCAGGACCCGGCGCAGCACGTCGTGCAGATCAGACAACTGATCGCGCGTCAGCAGCACATGAACGTCGAGGGTCTGGCGCGCCGGCTCGAACGGATCGTGATCGACCAGCCAGGCGTCGAATACCGATGGCACCGAACCGTCAACCGACTTGCCGAGGTATTTCATGCGAAGGGCGTAACCGAGCTTCGCCACCGTGCGCGACAGTTCCGCGAGACGCGGATTGTCGCTCTCCGGCGCGCGCTGCACGGCACGGGCCACGGCGGCGGGCGTGGCGCGCACCTGAGCGGTGATCTGCGCGGCAAGCGCATCCAGCACCTCGCCGAACTCCCGCACATCGCCGGTCCGCACACCGTAATAGAGGCTGCCGATGCCCGGCACCTGCGCGAGTTCGCGGTATTGGCGTGCCGCGACCTCGTGATCGGAATACACCGATGGGGTGAGCAGATGCAGCACGAATACCGCGATGCCTTTTTCCTGGGCGATCCGGCGCAGGCGGTTAGCGTCCAGCCCGGTTCCGGAAAGCGGATCACCGGGATCACGTGCGCCAGCATCGGTGATCAGCACTACGTAACGCGCCTGGTGCGCATCCCAGTTCATGTTCTCGATCGCACGCAGCACGCCGGCGTAGGAATCCTCGCGGAAGTCACGGCTCGACTGCGTCGCGGCATCCAGCGACGCAACGCCGTCGAGGAAACTCGCGGCGTTGCGGCCCTCGTCCAATGTCACAAACGTGCGGGTGCGATAGCCGAGCCCGGGGGCTGCCGCCGGATCGTCGCGGAAAGCGACCAGCCCGAAACTCACGTCGCCGCTGAGGCCGGCGCCGGCAAGGCTGTCGTAGATTTTCTGCACGGCCTCGCGCGTGCGATCGATATACGGCTGCATGGACAGCGTCGCGTCGATCGCAAACACCAGCCCCGCGCGCAGCGGAATCGGCTCGGCGACCGCTGCGGCAGCGGACACCTCAGACTTCGGTTCTTCGAGCGGCACACTGGCGACGCGCAGCAGGCGCGCGCGCTCGCTGCCGACGTAAAGGTCCTCGTGCTCGCGAATCGGCACCAAGTAGAACTCCTTGCTGAGATCCACATGGCGCGCGGGCTGGATGGCGACCACGGGGCTGTCCGGCCCTGAACGGCCGTCTTCGGCCTCCTGGTACAGCCGCCGGTAGGTGGTGAGGTCCGGCCCCTGCGCGAGGGCCTTCAGCGTGGCCGCGTCGCGAAACAGCAGGCTGCGGCTGTGGGCATCGGGATTGCGGAAGGCGACCGTCAGGCCCTGGTTCCAGTCGATGGTCTGGGCGGCGGCGATCCAGCCGGCGGTGTTGCCGTAACGGCCGGTGCCGACCTGCACGGCGCCGCCCTCGCGGGCATACACATAGTAGGCCGTGAACGGCGTTACCGGCTTGCCGGTCGGTGCGCCCGGAGCGTCGACGAGCTGCGCGCCAGGCACCGCGATCACGCGCTGGTAGAGGCTTTGTTTGCCGGGAATCAGCAGCGGGCGCTCGGTCGCCGCCGTCGCGGCAGCCGTCACGATCGCAAACAGGGCCAGGGCCCCGCGCAGCAGCCAATGCATGCGTGTCATCGCCATTGCAGAACCAGTCGTTGCGCCTCGATATCACCGGTAGCCGCGGCCTGCTCGACAAAGCGCCGCAATGCGCCGAGCCGCTCGCCGGCCTGAACATGACCGGCCGCCACCGCGCGCGAATACCACTTGTGCGCCTGTACCGGGTCGGCCGGACGCAGGCGCTGGTCGGCTGGCGCGACGTTCAGCGGATCGGACGACTCGCCGAGCTTGAACGCGGCCTCCGCATCACCACCGCGTGCGGCATAGAAATACAGCAGATAGGCGTCCGTCGTCCGCCCCTCGCCCGCAAGCGCGAATGCGCGCGCGGCTGCGGTGGCGGCGGCATTGGCGTCGCCGGCGGTTTCGAGTTCCGCGATCAGGGCGCGCGCGACCGCGCCGGGCTCGGCCGGGCGGACCGGCGCCAGCGCGGCGGGTACGGGCGGCAGTTCGCCGGTGACCGGTGCACCGGCCTTCGGCAGTCCGGTCGACACGGACGGTACGACCGAGCCCGAAACAGGCGGCGCGCCGGCCGGACTCGGCAGGGCCGCCGTGACCGGCTCCGGCCGCGATACCGGGGCCGTGACCCAGCGCCAAGCCAGGATCGCGACCACCACGACGGCCGCAAGACCGAGCAGCCAGCCGACGTTGCTACGCTTGCGCGGCGGGCGCAGGTGCTCGTCGAGTTGCAGGGGTTCTTGCATCGGACGCGGGTCTTGAATGGGGCGCCCATCTTCAGCGCTCGCCGGCCCCGGTGCAACACCCGCCGCGCACGGCCGACGGCTCCCGGCACCCAGCGGCGGCGGCAGCAGGCGCTCGGGGCGGGTGAAAACTTTCGTTACGCCGCGCCCACCGGCGGGCATGTGGTCAATCTGCCGCACTTGCAGCGGAATTGATGCCGGCCAAATACCGGACCTGCCCAGCGCGGTTATGATCTTCGCCCTCCCAACATAACAACGAGGATGCCCTGATGATCTTTCGCCCCGCCCTGCCCGTTCTCGCCGCCGCGCTGCTGGGTTTCGGCACCGCGAACGCCGGTGATCTCGACGACCGTGTCGCCAACAGCCGCGTCGCCGCGAACACCCTGCTCAACGCCCTGAAGGACCGCGTGACGGAAGTCGCACGGGCCAAGGGTCCGGTCGAGGCCGCCAAGACCTGCAACCTGGAGGCGCTGCCGATGACAAAGCGCATCTCCGAGGAGCAGGGATTCCAGGTCGGCCGCACCAGCCATCTGCTGCGCCAGCCCAAGAACGCGCCGGACACCTGGGAGCAGGCCGGGCTGGACGAGTTCATGAAACGCAAGGCGGCCGGCGAAAAGCTCGCCGGCATGGAGCGCTACGAGGTGGTCACCGAAGACGGCAAGCCGGTGTTCCGTTACATGCGGGCCATCGAGATGGGCGGGGTCTGCTACAACTGCCACGGCAAGCTGCGCCGCGAAGTCGCGAAGGCCATCGACGAGATGTACCCGAACGACAAGGCGCGCGACCTGAACCCGGGCGATCTGCGCGGGGCGTTCACGATCCGTCAGCCGATGTAGTCACCGCCCGGCATCGCCGGGCCGTCGGGGTATTCGCGACACAGGGAAATGTCGCCAGACTGGCGCATGCGCCAACCGGCCTGGCTTTCGTGCTGGACGCCGCCGGCCGGTGGTCTATGATGCGGAACCATGGCCCGACCGATGCGCGCTGCGCTGTTTGTCACCTGCCTGGCGGAATACGTTCGCCCGTCCATCGCCGACGCGAGCCTGAAGCTCCTGCGTGACGCGGGCATCGAAGCCGACACGCCCGAGCCACAGATCTGCTGCGGCCAACCCGCCTACAACCACGGCCACCGGGCAAGCGCGAAGGCGATTGCGCGCCAGCTGATCGACACCTTCCGGGAATACGATCGGGTGATCGTGCCGTCGGGTTCCTGCGCAGGCATGCTGATCCAGCACTACCCGAAGCTTCTGGCCGATGACAAACGCATTGCTGCGCCGGCACGCGAACTCGCCGCGAAAACCGTCGAGCTCACGAGCTTTCTGGCGTCGCTCGAGTCATTCGAGATCGACGCCGAACTGAATGCGGTTGCGGCCTATCACGACAGCTGCTCGAGCTTTCGCGAACTCGGCATCCACGACGCGCCACGCAGGCTGCTTGCGCAGGTGCGCGGACTGAAACTCGCAAGCCTCGCCGACCACGAGGCCTGCTGCGGATTCGGCGGCAGTTTCATCGTCGAGTTTCCGGAACTGTCCGCGCGCATCGCCGACGACAAGCTTGACGATGTCGGCCACACCGGCGCGGAGGTGCTGATCGGCGGCGATCTCGGCTGCCTGCTGAACCTCGGCGGACGCATCGGCAAACGCGGTCTGCCGGTGCGTGTCTTTCACATCGCCGAGGTGCTCGCGGGCATGACGGAAGACCTTGACTCGCTGAGCTCAGTCATACCGACCGATCGATGACCAACGGGTTTGCCGAACGCGCCGAGCGTGCACTGAGCGATGCGCCGTTGCAGGCGGCGCTGCGCAAGTCGCGCTCTGGCTTTGTCGACAAGCGCCGCAGGGCATTCACCGACTACGACCATTTCGACACTCTGCGCGATGAGGCAACGCGCATCCGCGCCCATGCGCTGGCGCACCTGCCCAAGCTGCTCGAACAGTTCGAGACGAACGTCGAAAAACACGCCGGCCAGGTGCACTGGGCGCGCAACGGCGCCGAGGCGAACGAAATCATCGTGCGACTGTGCCTCGCCGCCGGTGCACGCAAGGTCGCCAAGGGCAAGTCCATGGCGAGCGAGGAGACCGACCTCAATCGCGCACTGGAGGCCATGCATCTCGAAGTCATCGAGACCGACCTCGGCGAGTACATCCTGCAACTGGCGCGCGAGCGCCCCTCGCACATCATCGCGCCGGCCGTGCACAAGAGCCGCGCGGACATCGAAAAGCTGTTCGACGAACACCACGGCCCGCGCGCGCGCGAGACGATCGCCGACCTCGTCGATGAGGCGCGCGAACGGCTGCGCGAACAGTTCCTGGGCGCGGACGTCGGCATCACCGGAGCGAACTGGCTGATCGCGGAAACCGGCTCGGTCGGGCTCGTGACCAACGAGGGCAACGGCGATCTCAGCGCAACACTTCCGAAGGTCCACATCGTGCTGGCCGGCATCGAGAAGGTCTGCGCAACCCGGGCGGATGCGGCCACGCTGATGCGGGTGCTCGCGCGCAGCGCGACCGGACAGCCACTGACGGCGTATACGACCCTGCACACCGGCGCGAAACGCGCGGGCGATCCGGATGGCCCGGCAAACTTCCACGTCGTGCTGCTCGACAACGGCCGTTCGCAGACCATTGGCGGCGCGTTCCACGACATGCTGCGCTGCATCCGTTGCGGTGCCTGTCTGAATCACTGCCCGGTGTATACCGCGGTCGGCGGTCATGCCTACGGGGATGTCTATCCGGGGCCGATGGGGTCGGTGCTTACACCGCTGCTGCGCGGCCTGCCGGCCGGCCACGATCTGGTACAGGCCTGTACGCTGAACGGGCGCTGCGAGGTCGTCTGCCCGGCGTCCATCCCGCTGCCAACCCTGCTGCGCGAACTGCGCGAACGCCGCCACGAGGCCGGCCTGGAGACCCGTCTGGAACGTACATCGCTGCGCGCCTGGGCGTGGCTCGCAAAACGCCCGCGCTGGTACCGGCGACTGACCGGCTTGGACGTCAGGATCGGTCACTGGCTGCAGGGGCGCGGCTGGATTCCGGACTTTTTGGTGCGGCGCTGGACCCGCTTGCGCACCCTGCCCCCGCTGCCGCGGCGAAGCTTCTTCAACCGCCGCCGGGCAAAGCCTTGAGCGACGCGCGCGAATCGATCCTGGCCGCGCTGCGGCTGGCCGCCAGCCGCGCCGCACCCGTGGAACGCGGCGGGCATTTTCGTCCGCCCGCCGGTGGCGATGTCGTCGAGGCGTTCGTTCTCAAAGTGCCGGGCACGGCGGCAAGCCTTGAACGTCTTCCGAATGCTGGCGCGGTGCCCTCTGCCGTCGACGCCTATCGGTTGAAACTCGGCCTGAACGGGCCCGTCGCCATCGCACCGGCACTGGCGAAACTCGAATGGCCCGCCGAACTGCCGACCGCCCCGATCCGGCAGGCCGAACTGGCCGTCACCGTCGCGCAGGCCGGCATCGCGGAGACCGGCACGCTGCTACTGACCTCCGGGCCCGAGACACCGACGACACTGAATTTTCTGCCCGACCACGCGCTGGTGGTGCTGAATACCACGCAGATCGTCGCGGATCTCGATGCGGCGCTGGCGACACTGGACCCGGACGCGATGCCGCGTGCCGTCAACTTCGTGACCGGCCCGTCCCGCACGGCCGATGTCGAACAGACCATCCAACTCGGTGCCCATGGTCCGCGCAGTCTGCACATCCTGCTGCTGACCAGCGCCTGAACCGGCCGGTCAATCCGGCTTGGCTAGCTTCAGCCACAGCACGAAGGTCGTTCCCGCACCGGGTTCGGTCTGCACCTCGACCGCGCCGCCGTGACCGTCGGCAACGGTCTTCACGAACGCCAGCCCGAGCCCGGAGCCTCCGTGCTTGCGCGCCGGGGCAGCCGCGCCGCGCGCAAAGCGCTGGAACAGGCGCGCGCGGGTCTCGTCATCCATTCCCGGCCCCTGGTCCGCGACACTGCCGAAGCCGCGCCCGTCACGCGCGCCGGCACGCACGACGACCTCTGTCCCGGACGGGCTGTAGTTCACGGCGTTGTCAAGGAGATTCACGAATGCGCGTTCCAGCAGCGCGCCGTCGCCGCGCACCCAGACCGGGTCGTCGGGCAGTTCGCGGCGCAGGCGGATTTCGCGGGCCTCGGCCTGCGGCCAGACCTGCTCCAAGGCATTGTTGACGACCTCGGCCAGATCGATGACCCCAAGGGCCTGGTCGTCGAGCCGTTCCGCGCGCCGCAGTTCCACGATCTGATCCGCGAGCCGCAGGGTCCGCGTGGCCTGGGCCTCGAGACGATCGAGCAACTGCGCGACGTCTTTCTGTTCTGCCGGATCGCGCGCCAGTTCGACGAGTGCCAGCATGGACACCAGCGGCGAGCGCATATCGTGCGAAATAAAGCCCAGCATCTCGCCGCGCTGACGCTCGGCGGCCCGCAGGGCGGAGATGTCCGCGAGATTCACCAGCACACCGGTCTGGCCGTTCGGATCGCTCGCCGCGCCCTGCAGTGGCGCAATGCTGACGATCAGGTCCGAAGCGTCCGCCGCGGCCGTGGTCAGCCGGCTC harbors:
- a CDS encoding DUF3365 domain-containing protein, whose amino-acid sequence is MIFRPALPVLAAALLGFGTANAGDLDDRVANSRVAANTLLNALKDRVTEVARAKGPVEAAKTCNLEALPMTKRISEEQGFQVGRTSHLLRQPKNAPDTWEQAGLDEFMKRKAAGEKLAGMERYEVVTEDGKPVFRYMRAIEMGGVCYNCHGKLRREVAKAIDEMYPNDKARDLNPGDLRGAFTIRQPM
- a CDS encoding (Fe-S)-binding protein, whose product is MARPMRAALFVTCLAEYVRPSIADASLKLLRDAGIEADTPEPQICCGQPAYNHGHRASAKAIARQLIDTFREYDRVIVPSGSCAGMLIQHYPKLLADDKRIAAPARELAAKTVELTSFLASLESFEIDAELNAVAAYHDSCSSFRELGIHDAPRRLLAQVRGLKLASLADHEACCGFGGSFIVEFPELSARIADDKLDDVGHTGAEVLIGGDLGCLLNLGGRIGKRGLPVRVFHIAEVLAGMTEDLDSLSSVIPTDR
- a CDS encoding lactate utilization protein gives rise to the protein MTNGFAERAERALSDAPLQAALRKSRSGFVDKRRRAFTDYDHFDTLRDEATRIRAHALAHLPKLLEQFETNVEKHAGQVHWARNGAEANEIIVRLCLAAGARKVAKGKSMASEETDLNRALEAMHLEVIETDLGEYILQLARERPSHIIAPAVHKSRADIEKLFDEHHGPRARETIADLVDEARERLREQFLGADVGITGANWLIAETGSVGLVTNEGNGDLSATLPKVHIVLAGIEKVCATRADAATLMRVLARSATGQPLTAYTTLHTGAKRAGDPDGPANFHVVLLDNGRSQTIGGAFHDMLRCIRCGACLNHCPVYTAVGGHAYGDVYPGPMGSVLTPLLRGLPAGHDLVQACTLNGRCEVVCPASIPLPTLLRELRERRHEAGLETRLERTSLRAWAWLAKRPRWYRRLTGLDVRIGHWLQGRGWIPDFLVRRWTRLRTLPPLPRRSFFNRRRAKP
- a CDS encoding LUD domain-containing protein — translated: MSDARESILAALRLAASRAAPVERGGHFRPPAGGDVVEAFVLKVPGTAASLERLPNAGAVPSAVDAYRLKLGLNGPVAIAPALAKLEWPAELPTAPIRQAELAVTVAQAGIAETGTLLLTSGPETPTTLNFLPDHALVVLNTTQIVADLDAALATLDPDAMPRAVNFVTGPSRTADVEQTIQLGAHGPRSLHILLLTSA